In Streptococcus porcinus, the genomic window TTATTTAACTTTGTCACTTATTCCCCTCCAAAAAGTATACTGCTTGTAATTTCAATTTATTAGCTGCTTTTATAATATCCATTTTCTTTACAGCTCTTATTCCAGTCAACCATTTTTCTAGACTAAACTCAGGAGTCACATAGGATCTTATATATGAACTATCAATTAAAGCTTTACAGTAATCTTCTGACTGCTTTCCATTTGTCTGTAGCATAACTTTAGTTTTTTCAACTAAATGACTAGAAAATCTTCCCATCTTGATATCATTCATCTCTTTGACAATTAATTGTAAAGCTCGCGCTTTATCTTCTTTATTAATACCTGCAAAAATTTCTAATAGACCAGTATGTCTATCTAGGCTACTGCCAATGCTATAAGCAATACCTTCTTTTTCTCTTACTTTGGTAAATAATAAAGAATGAGTATAAGATCCTAGTAAACCATTTAAAACTAGTAAAGCATAATAATCTTCTTTAAATGGATCAACTGGGAAATAATAAGCTAAATCTAAAATGGATTGGTTTAAGAATTTTTTTTCAATTTTTTCCGAAACAATATTAGCATATTCCTGATGATAATAATAAGAAAGTTCCTTTTGACGCCCCTCAAATGGAAATTGATGGAAAAGTTGAACAACTTTATACTCATCAAATTCCCCTAAAATATAGATATCAATTTGGTCTTCCAATAACATTTTATGAAATTCTTGATAGCTAGTATATGCCGTTTCTCTATCAATCAGTTCCACAGAGCCATACTTTGATAGTTGTAAATCTTGATTATGGTAAAATAGTTTTTTGAGTTGTAACGAACTATAGTAAAAAGAATCTTCTTTATCAGACTCAATATAATTCATTAAGTTAGTCTTTTCAACTTCAAAAACTTTTGGCTGGTATTGGGCAATCGAAAGTAGCGGTGAAAAAAGAATTCCTTTGAGTAAAAGAATAATTTCTTCTAATAGTTTTTCACCTTGAAAACTGTACTTATCCTGAATAAACGTGATGTCAATATCAACAATGTGCACTTTACCTTTAACAGATACCTCTGTTGATAAACTTGCACCATACAACTCAGCTAACCTTTCTCTAAAAAGCTTAGCAGTAGGGTAATCATCATTAGCTGTCGCCAACATTTGGGCAACTAGGACTCTCTTTGCGACTAATTTCTGATTAAAGTCACCAGAAAATCTTAAAGTAATATGATTAGTTTTAAATTTCTCTGTTTTTATAAGATGTAATTGGACACCTTCAACGATTTTCATAGTTCTTCCTTACTCATTTGTCTAGTTCCTTAAATTATACCATTTTTAGACCAATTGATTTAAGAGAAACTTATTTTTTATTATCTTGTGGCAATAGAACACATATCATTACAGATTAATCATAAAAGCCCTAAGAAATAAAATTGTTTTATTTCTTAGGGCACTATTCTTAAAAATACTGAAAATATTATAACATACAATAGCTCTTTTATGTAATAATATTAACCAAAATATTTCTACTAATTTGAATAATATTAATTACCGCTAATTTATGCTATAATGACTTGAATTAGCAATTGGAGAATAATAATGGACTATAAACTTTTTACAGAATTTATTACTTTACAAGCCCTATTAAAGGAAGTAGGCATAATACAAAGTGGAGGAGCTATCAAATCTTTTCTTTCTGAAACTACTGTTTTATTTAATGGTCAAGATGAAAAGCGGCGTGGAAAAAAACTACGAGTTGGCGATAGTATCGAAATTCCAAGTCGTCAAACCATTATTCGTTTAATTGAACCAACGTCCCTTGAAAAAGAAGTCTTCCAGAAGGAAGCTTTTGAAAAAGAACGACTCGCAAAACGAGTTAAAGAAATAAATAAAGCCAACAAAAAACAACTTACTTCATCAAAACAGAAAAAGCCTCTAAAAGACAAGCAAAAACCTATTCGATTCCCTGGTATGTAATATGTGGCTAAAAGAATTAACTTTAATAAACTATCGTAATTATGAGCAAATACAAACAAAATTTGTCCCAGGACTAAACGTTTTTATCGGAAACAATGCCCAAGGAAAAACAAATTTTTTAGAAGCAATTTATTTCATCGCCTTAACTAGAAGCCACAGAACTCGAACTGACAAGGAGTTAATTCACTTCTTAAAAGATGATTTAAAGGTTTATGGGAAAATAGAAAGAACAAGTGGCGTTATCAGTTTAGAAATTACCTTAACTAAAAAAGGACGCATCACAAAAATTAATTCCTTAAAACAAGCAAAATTATCTGATTATGTTGGTAATATGAAGGTTGTTTTATTTGCTCCAGAAGATTTACAACTTATAAAGGGAGCACCTAGTCTAAGACGCAAATTCATTGATATTGATCTGGGACAAATTAAACCTGTCTATTTATCAGATTTATCTCAATACAACTATGTTTTAAAGCAAAGAAATACCTATCTTAAAACAGCTGTTTCTATCAATAAGGATTTTTTAGATGTCTTAGATGAACAATTAGCTGATTATGGCACACGAGTCATTCATCAACGTATGCAATTTATTGAAGCTTTACAACAAGAAGCTCATAGACACCATTTTGCCATATCAGACGGGTTAGAACAACTAAAATTAAGCTATCAATCCTCGATTGCATTAGAGGCAAAAGAGTCAATTAGAGATAGGTTTATGGAGGCCTTGCTACATAATAGACAAAAAGATATGTTTAAAAAAAATACAAGTGTGGGCCCGCATCGTGACGATATTATGTTTTATATTAATGACATGAATGCAAATTTTGCCAGTCAAGGACAGCATCGTAGTTTGATATTATCTTTAAAGATGGCTGAAGTGAGCTTAATGAAAGAACTAACTGGAGAAAATCCTATTTTACTATTAGATGATGTTATGAGTGAACTTGATAATCTAAGACAAACAAAATTACTTGAAACTATCATTCAGGAGCATGTTCAAACCTTTATCACTACGACAAGCTTAGAACATCTTTCAAGCTTACCGCCCGATATTAAAACATTTTATGTTAGTCAAGGAACAATTAACTTTTAAGGATATTATCAATATAAATAAAAAACGAGGATTCTATCAACCTCGATTTTTTTATTTATTAAGCTTTAACAATTCCCAGTAATATAGCTCCAGCAATAAAGCAAATAATTCCTAATATAACCCAACGCATCTCACGTTTTGATTTTTTCTCACCTAGAAAAATAATACCACCAATAATGGAAATGATGGCTCCTAATTGTGAAAAACTAAAGGCAATTGCCAGTCCCGCCTTAGATGCAGCTAAAAGCATAAAAACATTTCCAATACCCCACATAATTCCAACTAAACTATTTTTTAAAACATAGGTATCAAAACTAAGTTTAAATGACATGAATAAACTAGCTCCAAATACCATTCCAATAGCCATTGGTAGAAGAACTGAAATGAGATCAAATTTCATAATATTATTGAAAAGGACAACATAGGAGACATATCCAATAGTTGAATAAGTTAAAGATCTAAAACCTTTCCCATAATGATGTAATTCTGCTTTTTGAGCATCTTTATCCTTTTTACTTGAAAAGTAAAAACCAATGATTAATAGGATTAAAGCACAACATCCTAAAACATACTGATAAACTTGTGTCCATTCCCCAAATAGAAGGACTCCAATTAAACTTCCTAAAACTAACTGAGAACCACTTGATAGGGGGTTTGCTACAGAAACTCCCATATGCTTCATTGCATAAAACTGTCCTGTCTGTCCAATAGACCACAGAAAACCGCCTAAAAATCCAAAAATCCATAACTGACTTGTCATTTCGGGTCTTTTTACTATCCAAACCATAATAGCAAATAAAACAGCACCTAATGTCATACCAAAAGTTTGTTGACTAGGTTTACCACCAATTTTATTACTTACAAAACCGATACTTCCCCATGCAACCATTGGTACTAGTGCAAAAAGTATACCTTCCACTATACTACTCCTTTACAAAGAACTTGACAATTGCTTTACAACTATGACAAGTAAATTGACAAAATTTAGATTAAAATAACCTAGGAAAATATTATATCTTAAAATTTAATAAG contains:
- the yaaA gene encoding S4 domain-containing protein YaaA, with translation MDYKLFTEFITLQALLKEVGIIQSGGAIKSFLSETTVLFNGQDEKRRGKKLRVGDSIEIPSRQTIIRLIEPTSLEKEVFQKEAFEKERLAKRVKEINKANKKQLTSSKQKKPLKDKQKPIRFPGM
- the recF gene encoding DNA replication/repair protein RecF (All proteins in this family for which functions are known are DNA-binding proteins that assist the filamentation of RecA onto DNA for the initiation of recombination or recombinational repair.), with translation MWLKELTLINYRNYEQIQTKFVPGLNVFIGNNAQGKTNFLEAIYFIALTRSHRTRTDKELIHFLKDDLKVYGKIERTSGVISLEITLTKKGRITKINSLKQAKLSDYVGNMKVVLFAPEDLQLIKGAPSLRRKFIDIDLGQIKPVYLSDLSQYNYVLKQRNTYLKTAVSINKDFLDVLDEQLADYGTRVIHQRMQFIEALQQEAHRHHFAISDGLEQLKLSYQSSIALEAKESIRDRFMEALLHNRQKDMFKKNTSVGPHRDDIMFYINDMNANFASQGQHRSLILSLKMAEVSLMKELTGENPILLLDDVMSELDNLRQTKLLETIIQEHVQTFITTTSLEHLSSLPPDIKTFYVSQGTINF
- the yfmF gene encoding EF-P 5-aminopentanol modification-associated protein YfmF — translated: MKIVEGVQLHLIKTEKFKTNHITLRFSGDFNQKLVAKRVLVAQMLATANDDYPTAKLFRERLAELYGASLSTEVSVKGKVHIVDIDITFIQDKYSFQGEKLLEEIILLLKGILFSPLLSIAQYQPKVFEVEKTNLMNYIESDKEDSFYYSSLQLKKLFYHNQDLQLSKYGSVELIDRETAYTSYQEFHKMLLEDQIDIYILGEFDEYKVVQLFHQFPFEGRQKELSYYYHQEYANIVSEKIEKKFLNQSILDLAYYFPVDPFKEDYYALLVLNGLLGSYTHSLLFTKVREKEGIAYSIGSSLDRHTGLLEIFAGINKEDKARALQLIVKEMNDIKMGRFSSHLVEKTKVMLQTNGKQSEDYCKALIDSSYIRSYVTPEFSLEKWLTGIRAVKKMDIIKAANKLKLQAVYFLEGNK
- a CDS encoding GRP family sugar transporter, translating into MEGILFALVPMVAWGSIGFVSNKIGGKPSQQTFGMTLGAVLFAIMVWIVKRPEMTSQLWIFGFLGGFLWSIGQTGQFYAMKHMGVSVANPLSSGSQLVLGSLIGVLLFGEWTQVYQYVLGCCALILLIIGFYFSSKKDKDAQKAELHHYGKGFRSLTYSTIGYVSYVVLFNNIMKFDLISVLLPMAIGMVFGASLFMSFKLSFDTYVLKNSLVGIMWGIGNVFMLLAASKAGLAIAFSFSQLGAIISIIGGIIFLGEKKSKREMRWVILGIICFIAGAILLGIVKA